Proteins from a single region of Thiomicrorhabdus sp. Kp2:
- the grpE gene encoding nucleotide exchange factor GrpE — protein sequence MSEKEQKMNDDANVENVEAQTAEDAAQQADEALENAQEAVQEDIAALLAEAQAEAEKHKDLAMRVQADMENLRRRTRIDVESAHKYALEKFVNALLPAMDSMEMGIDAASKEEATLESIREGVEMTFKQMLDVLQEFNVERVNPTGEKFDPNLHEALTMIPSPDHESNTVVDTIQKGYTLNERLVRAARVIVAQ from the coding sequence ATGTCTGAAAAAGAGCAAAAAATGAATGATGACGCAAATGTAGAAAACGTTGAAGCCCAAACAGCGGAAGATGCGGCTCAGCAAGCGGATGAAGCATTAGAAAATGCACAAGAAGCAGTTCAAGAAGATATTGCGGCTTTATTAGCAGAGGCACAAGCGGAAGCGGAAAAGCATAAAGATTTGGCAATGCGAGTACAGGCAGACATGGAAAACCTACGCCGTCGTACTCGTATTGATGTGGAAAGCGCACATAAGTATGCATTAGAAAAATTTGTAAACGCATTATTACCTGCCATGGATTCTATGGAGATGGGAATTGATGCCGCTTCTAAAGAAGAGGCGACTTTAGAGAGTATTCGTGAAGGGGTTGAGATGACGTTTAAGCAGATGCTTGATGTTCTGCAAGAATTTAATGTTGAGCGTGTCAACCCAACGGGTGAGAAGTTTGACCCTAACTTGCATGAAGCCTTAACCATGATTCCATCACCAGACCATGAAAGCAATACGGTGGTTGATACGATTCAAAAAGGTTATACGCTAAATGAACGTTTAGTGCGTGCGGCACGTGTAATTGTGGCCCAGTAA
- a CDS encoding diguanylate cyclase produces the protein MNILIVDPSNSYRNVIKLTLSNEDTQITEATKGSDALAYLKKHTPSAICIAHELGDMDSFTFLKELKSNKILSNTPKFLLTSNHSPDFKRQAYDAGFTEVFIKSDFPTLKRALHSLMLYATLNISARVLYVEDTQSTADFTSHIMQSAGWKVTHVKSGEEAAEILDKTKASFDIVVTDLVLEGEVSGIGLINLIRQGNERIRDIPILAVSGWNDLLRQVYVLKHGAGDFIAKPFNETDFLARAINLIMSKRARDELLDQQAALYQKVNIDSLTGINNRHFLDEYGENLVRSALTKNESIALMLLDIDQFKEINDKTGHSAGDTILKTVASILKNNGHANDIIARYGGDEFVVIIKDLNNQEVLQRAETIRQQVAEAKPLGIAVTCSIGLACHDKKIALQLVELLENLNQNPENIELNYQTLFKAADHSLYAAKKAGRNQVCINNLLEAEQ, from the coding sequence ATGAATATACTTATTGTCGATCCATCCAACAGTTATCGTAATGTTATCAAGCTCACTTTAAGTAATGAAGATACACAAATCACCGAGGCCACTAAGGGAAGCGATGCTTTAGCTTATTTAAAAAAACACACTCCTTCTGCCATTTGTATAGCACATGAACTTGGAGACATGGACAGTTTTACATTTCTAAAAGAACTAAAGTCCAACAAAATCTTAAGCAACACGCCCAAATTTTTACTCACCTCAAATCATTCGCCCGATTTTAAACGCCAAGCCTACGACGCTGGCTTTACCGAAGTATTTATTAAATCCGATTTTCCAACGCTAAAACGTGCGCTGCATAGCTTAATGCTTTATGCCACACTTAACATATCCGCTCGTGTTCTTTATGTAGAAGACACCCAAAGCACCGCAGACTTTACCAGCCATATTATGCAATCGGCAGGCTGGAAAGTGACACACGTTAAAAGTGGCGAAGAAGCCGCCGAAATTTTAGATAAAACTAAAGCATCGTTCGATATCGTCGTAACAGACTTGGTTTTAGAAGGTGAAGTCAGTGGCATTGGTCTAATCAACCTAATTCGTCAAGGCAATGAACGCATACGCGACATTCCTATTCTGGCCGTATCAGGGTGGAACGATTTATTACGCCAAGTGTATGTGCTTAAACACGGTGCGGGCGACTTTATTGCCAAACCCTTTAATGAAACCGACTTTTTAGCACGAGCCATTAACCTCATTATGAGCAAACGGGCACGCGACGAACTATTAGATCAACAAGCTGCACTCTACCAAAAAGTAAATATCGATTCGCTAACAGGCATTAATAACCGCCACTTTTTAGATGAGTATGGCGAAAATCTAGTCAGATCAGCACTCACTAAAAATGAATCGATTGCCTTGATGTTATTAGACATTGATCAATTCAAAGAGATTAACGACAAAACGGGACACTCTGCTGGCGATACCATACTCAAAACCGTTGCTTCGATTCTAAAAAACAATGGCCATGCAAACGACATCATTGCCCGCTATGGTGGTGACGAATTTGTTGTCATTATTAAAGACTTAAACAATCAAGAAGTCCTACAACGAGCCGAAACCATTCGCCAACAAGTAGCAGAAGCCAAGCCATTAGGTATTGCAGTAACCTGCTCTATCGGGCTAGCCTGTCATGATAAAAAAATTGCATTACAACTGGTCGAACTACTAGAAAACCTCAATCAAAACCCAGAAAACATAGAACTAAACTACCAAACTCTATTTAAAGCCGCTGACCACTCTCTATACGCCGCTAAAAAAGCTGGACGCAATCAAGTCTGTATAAACAACCTGCTTGAAGCAGAGCAATAA